Proteins encoded in a region of the Macrobrachium nipponense isolate FS-2020 chromosome 39, ASM1510439v2, whole genome shotgun sequence genome:
- the LOC135209906 gene encoding fibroblast growth factor receptor 2-like, with product MDYLTRRKVLHGDLAARNLLLAEANVVKISDFGLSRDIYKDDIYLKQTNDLLPVKWMSIEAIRDKMFSIQSDVWSFGVTLWELFSLGSTPYPGVKIDRTFLLSLQDGYRMEKPEYANNDLYKIMCQCWESVPQDRPSFRHLADKLSKLLMPETTQYFSIKNGEYLNMNKERFKHETDYLEMVASPDIRHITRDGESKCEDGVHGTGKTNHDLQMLTESTTSDPDQRTGYLPMSSGTRSSRSSSDIFSPTMNVITSDEEAPRRRSNSARNFAEV from the exons GTTTTACATGGAGATTTAGCAGCAAGAAACCTGCTTCTGGCTGAGGCCAATGTTGTGAAGATCAGCGACTTTGGCCTCTCAAGAGACATCTATAAAGACGACATATACCTTAAACAAACCAAT GATCTCTTGCCAGTGAAGTGGATGTCAATTGAAGCCATCCGTGACAAGATGTTTTCCATCCAGAGCGACGTCTGGTCTTTTGGAGTGACTCTATGGGAACTCTTCAGTTTGGGGTCTACTCCATATCCAGGGGTCAAAATTGACCGCACATTCTTACTGAGTCTACAGGATGGGTACCGAATGGAGAAACCTGAATACGCAAACAATGACCT atACAAAATCATGTGCCAATGCTGGGAGAGCGTCCCTCAAGATCGGCCTTCCTTTCGACATTTGGCCGACAAACTCAGCAAGTTGTTGATGCCTGAGACTACTCAG TACTTCAGCATCAAGAATGGAGAGTACCTGAACATGAATAAGGAGCGTTTTAAGCACGAGACAGATTACTTGGAGATGGTGGCATCACCTGACATCAGGCACATCACCAGAGATGGAGAGTCGAAATGTGAG GACGGTGTACATGGGACAGGAAAAACGAACCATGATCTTCAGATGCTTACTGAAAGCACAACATCTGATCCAGACCAGAGGACAGGATATCTTCCTATGTCATCAGGCACACGCTCATCTAGGTCTTCCTCCGACATATTCAGCCCAACAATGAATGT GATCACTTCTGATGAAGAGGCTCCAAGGAGAAGATCGAATTCTGCTCGAAACTTTGCGGAGGTATAA